In the genome of Coraliomargarita algicola, one region contains:
- a CDS encoding MBL fold metallo-hydrolase, giving the protein MAQVRHCDNLVTAQYLRIETGGVACIVSRIMIIEFQELPPIGTNAFALIEPSLQQCVIVDAPADAYAWAQQVADKHGCKIVALILTHGHWDHILDGHQFAAAGVPTYGHADDREMFAAPSKMASYAIPGLELKEVPIDHWIQGGDQLELLGTQMEIRHVPGHCPGNVLVYIASEKAAIVGDVIFAGSVGRYDLPGGDFSVLEKSIKTQVYTLPDETTLYPGHGPATSVIQEKASNPYVKG; this is encoded by the coding sequence ATGGCGCAAGTGCGGCATTGTGACAATCTGGTGACCGCTCAATACTTACGGATTGAAACCGGCGGCGTGGCCTGCATCGTCAGCCGCATCATGATTATCGAATTTCAAGAACTCCCTCCGATTGGCACCAATGCCTTTGCCCTGATTGAGCCATCGCTGCAGCAATGTGTGATTGTCGATGCGCCTGCCGATGCATATGCGTGGGCGCAGCAAGTGGCGGATAAGCATGGCTGCAAAATTGTGGCCCTCATTTTGACGCATGGGCACTGGGATCATATTTTGGATGGGCATCAGTTCGCCGCGGCGGGCGTGCCTACCTATGGACATGCGGACGATCGCGAGATGTTTGCTGCGCCGTCCAAAATGGCCAGCTACGCGATCCCTGGGCTGGAGTTGAAGGAAGTGCCGATTGACCATTGGATTCAAGGCGGCGATCAGCTCGAGCTGCTAGGCACACAGATGGAGATTCGTCATGTGCCGGGGCACTGCCCTGGCAATGTCTTGGTCTACATCGCCAGCGAAAAAGCCGCCATCGTGGGGGATGTCATCTTTGCAGGCAGCGTGGGACGCTATGACCTGCCGGGCGGGGATTTCTCGGTATTGGAAAAATCGATTAAGACTCAGGTCTATACTTTGCCAGATGAGACCACGCTCTATCCGGGCCACGGTCCGGCGACTTCGGTGATTCAGGAGAAGGCGAGTAACCCATACGTGAAAGGGTAA
- the ribD gene encoding bifunctional diaminohydroxyphosphoribosylaminopyrimidine deaminase/5-amino-6-(5-phosphoribosylamino)uracil reductase RibD: MSDPLKDERFMRRALELAQRAWGQTHPNPMVGAVIVEDGEIVAEGWHHAAGQAHAEIEAIRALGRKPAGGATIYVTLEPCSTCGRTGACTDAIVAAGFAAVVVGAQDPNPAHAGRGLAILREAGITVTSGVLAQECADLNLIFNHWITQNTPLLAAKMALTLDGKFAAASGHSRWVTGELARADVMRWRRYFPAIAVGANTVLHDNPSLTSRIGEQVWCPQRFVFDRSLKTLALESLPKLYSDAHAARTVVLCAESAPQELQRRAANAGIPLWVLPVVEGHLDWQAFRARCIEAEIYGVYVEVGPTLATRVLEAELVDYLFVYQAPKLISDAASVGIGSLRNTQTMEQVWTLSDLRRANLGNDHLIRGFLTT; encoded by the coding sequence ATGTCGGATCCGCTCAAAGATGAACGCTTTATGCGGCGCGCGCTGGAATTGGCGCAGCGAGCATGGGGACAGACGCACCCGAACCCGATGGTGGGCGCTGTCATCGTCGAAGACGGCGAGATCGTGGCCGAAGGTTGGCACCATGCGGCCGGGCAAGCGCATGCCGAGATTGAGGCGATCCGGGCCTTGGGGCGCAAACCTGCGGGCGGGGCGACGATCTATGTGACACTTGAGCCCTGCAGCACTTGCGGGCGCACGGGCGCGTGCACGGATGCGATTGTCGCGGCCGGATTCGCAGCTGTGGTGGTGGGCGCGCAGGACCCGAATCCAGCTCATGCCGGGCGTGGCTTGGCGATTCTTCGCGAGGCCGGCATCACTGTGACTTCGGGCGTATTGGCGCAGGAGTGCGCCGACTTGAATCTTATTTTCAATCATTGGATCACGCAGAATACGCCGCTGCTTGCGGCCAAAATGGCGCTTACCTTAGATGGCAAATTTGCGGCCGCTTCCGGGCATTCGCGTTGGGTGACTGGTGAGTTGGCACGGGCGGACGTCATGCGTTGGCGTCGTTACTTCCCCGCGATCGCGGTGGGAGCGAATACCGTGTTGCACGACAACCCGAGCCTGACCTCGCGCATCGGCGAGCAAGTCTGGTGTCCGCAGCGCTTTGTTTTTGATCGTAGTCTTAAGACTTTGGCGTTGGAAAGCTTGCCAAAGCTGTATTCAGACGCCCATGCTGCGCGCACGGTGGTGCTTTGTGCGGAGTCGGCCCCCCAGGAGTTGCAGCGACGGGCCGCGAATGCAGGCATCCCGCTTTGGGTCTTGCCGGTAGTCGAGGGGCATCTCGATTGGCAGGCCTTTCGTGCTCGATGCATCGAAGCAGAGATCTACGGTGTCTATGTGGAAGTGGGGCCGACGCTGGCCACCCGCGTGCTTGAAGCTGAGCTGGTGGATTACCTGTTTGTTTATCAAGCTCCCAAGTTAATCTCCGATGCGGCCTCTGTGGGGATTGGATCGCTACGAAATACACAAACGATGGAGCAAGTCTGGACGCTGAGTGACTTGCGCCGTGCCAACTTAGGCAATGATCATTTAATCCGAGGATTTCTTACAACATGA
- the rdgB gene encoding RdgB/HAM1 family non-canonical purine NTP pyrophosphatase encodes MKQLIVATGNAHKVEEFDGLLADCGFEVCSAKVCGGMPEAVEDGDSFAANARIKALALRAQAPADAWVLSDDSGLEVDALQGAPGIYSARYAGEGANDLDNLNKLLSELAKHAEATRSARFRCVLCLIDPEGREQYFDGACEGHIASEPSGEQGFGYDPVFVPQGFTESFAELGEATKSQLSHRALAVQALKESVQ; translated from the coding sequence ATGAAGCAATTAATAGTCGCAACGGGCAATGCCCATAAAGTCGAAGAGTTTGACGGTCTACTGGCAGACTGTGGTTTTGAAGTGTGCTCCGCCAAGGTCTGCGGCGGCATGCCGGAGGCCGTGGAGGACGGGGATAGTTTTGCCGCGAATGCGCGCATCAAAGCGCTGGCACTGCGCGCGCAAGCGCCCGCGGATGCTTGGGTCCTGTCCGACGATTCGGGGCTGGAAGTCGACGCGCTCCAGGGGGCGCCCGGCATCTATTCTGCGCGCTATGCAGGGGAGGGGGCCAATGATTTGGATAACTTGAATAAGTTGCTGAGCGAGTTAGCTAAGCACGCAGAAGCCACGCGCAGTGCACGCTTCCGTTGTGTGCTTTGCTTGATCGATCCCGAGGGGCGTGAGCAATACTTCGACGGCGCCTGCGAGGGGCACATTGCGAGCGAGCCGAGCGGTGAGCAAGGCTTTGGCTATGATCCCGTGTTCGTGCCGCAAGGTTTCACTGAGTCCTTTGCTGAGCTCGGGGAAGCGACCAAGAGTCAACTCAGTCACCGAGCACTCGCTGTTCAAGCGCTCAAGGAAAGTGTGCAATGA
- the ndk gene encoding nucleoside-diphosphate kinase codes for MEETLIILKPDCMKKRVAGEVISRFEKAGFEIVASKVMQLDGPILREHYAHVADKPFFPEIEEFMSSRPVMPMILRGEDVIAKVRDLLGPTNSQEAAKGTIRGDLGTDMMQNVVHASDSPEAAADEKKRFFPEL; via the coding sequence ATGGAAGAAACACTTATCATTCTCAAACCTGACTGCATGAAAAAGCGTGTCGCAGGTGAAGTTATCTCACGCTTTGAAAAGGCCGGTTTCGAAATCGTTGCCTCGAAAGTTATGCAATTGGATGGTCCCATCTTGCGCGAGCACTATGCACACGTGGCCGACAAGCCTTTCTTTCCTGAGATCGAAGAATTCATGAGCAGCCGCCCGGTCATGCCTATGATTCTTCGTGGCGAAGACGTGATTGCAAAGGTCCGTGATTTGCTCGGTCCTACAAACTCTCAAGAAGCGGCTAAGGGCACCATTCGCGGGGATCTTGGCACTGACATGATGCAAAACGTCGTTCACGCATCGGACAGTCCCGAAGCGGCTGCAGATGAGAAAAAACGCTTTTTCCCAGAGCTATAA
- the ispF gene encoding 2-C-methyl-D-erythritol 2,4-cyclodiphosphate synthase: protein MKVKTGIGLDSHRFVEGESDRPFILGGLQFEDAPALAGNSDADVILHAVTDAISGVTGRTVIGAVADAMCKQGITDSKAYLAVALEDLAKMGGGAWQISHLSVAVECLRPKIDPKVPALRASLASLLAIEVEDVCLTATTGEGLNDCGRGLGMHVSAVLTVVRD, encoded by the coding sequence GTGAAGGTTAAAACAGGGATCGGTCTCGACAGCCATCGATTCGTCGAAGGCGAGTCGGACCGTCCCTTTATTTTAGGAGGGCTCCAGTTTGAGGATGCCCCGGCACTGGCTGGCAATAGCGATGCCGATGTCATTTTACACGCGGTGACCGATGCGATTAGCGGAGTCACCGGGCGCACGGTGATTGGTGCCGTGGCCGACGCCATGTGCAAGCAGGGCATTACCGACAGCAAGGCTTACCTCGCAGTGGCCCTGGAAGACCTCGCAAAGATGGGGGGCGGTGCTTGGCAGATTAGTCATCTGTCTGTGGCTGTGGAATGTTTGCGCCCCAAGATTGACCCCAAAGTGCCCGCTTTGCGTGCCTCTTTGGCCAGTCTGCTGGCAATCGAAGTCGAGGATGTATGTCTCACCGCGACCACTGGCGAGGGCCTCAACGACTGCGGTCGTGGCCTCGGCATGCATGTGTCTGCAGTGCTGACAGTCGTGCGAGACTGA
- a CDS encoding Fic family protein: MAASEIGKWQTQLAEDAGISLSAVAKQIRAQVTRPQRQRDPVGYKDAFLDDYQPNQSAYLSESIRQDLAQEGHVGASQLPAGTYVRKVLDRLLIDLSWNSSRLEGNTYSILETQRLLELGEASDGKATVEAQMLLNHKAAIELLADQADEIGFNHYTICNLHALLADNLMPDPDSCGRIRERSVGIAASVYYPPEGHLRIKERFDVFLEKAEAIENPFEQAFFAMVHLPYLQAFEDVNKRVSRLAANIPLVRHNLCPLSFVDVPQSDYVHAILGVYELNRIEYLREVFVWAYKRSAMRYSAVRETLGEPDPFRLQHRHIIHACVREIVQQNHSQAEASSSIEAFAHELAPDARAQFIQVIQVELNSLHEGNIARYRLRPREFAAWQGHP; encoded by the coding sequence GTGGCCGCCAGCGAGATCGGCAAATGGCAGACACAGCTGGCAGAAGACGCAGGCATTTCGCTCTCTGCGGTGGCAAAACAAATTCGCGCACAGGTCACGCGCCCGCAGCGGCAAAGGGACCCCGTCGGCTACAAGGACGCTTTTTTAGACGATTACCAGCCGAATCAAAGCGCTTACTTGAGTGAATCCATCCGCCAAGATCTCGCGCAGGAAGGCCACGTTGGCGCCAGTCAATTACCTGCGGGCACCTATGTGCGCAAAGTTCTTGATCGTTTGTTGATCGACCTGTCTTGGAACTCCAGCCGGCTTGAGGGCAACACCTACTCAATCCTAGAGACACAGCGTCTATTGGAACTGGGTGAAGCCTCCGATGGCAAGGCGACGGTGGAAGCACAAATGCTACTCAATCACAAAGCAGCGATCGAACTCTTGGCAGATCAAGCCGACGAAATCGGCTTCAACCACTACACCATTTGCAACCTCCATGCACTGCTCGCCGATAATCTGATGCCAGATCCTGATAGCTGTGGTCGTATTCGCGAGCGCTCGGTCGGCATTGCTGCCTCGGTGTATTACCCGCCTGAAGGTCATCTCCGCATCAAGGAGCGCTTCGATGTGTTTTTAGAAAAAGCTGAAGCGATCGAGAACCCCTTCGAACAGGCCTTCTTTGCGATGGTGCATCTACCGTATTTGCAGGCCTTTGAAGACGTCAACAAACGAGTCTCGCGCCTGGCAGCCAACATCCCACTCGTCCGGCACAATCTGTGTCCACTCTCTTTCGTGGATGTGCCACAAAGTGATTACGTGCATGCGATTCTCGGAGTCTACGAGCTCAATCGGATCGAATACCTGCGCGAGGTTTTTGTGTGGGCCTACAAACGCTCGGCAATGCGCTATTCGGCCGTGCGCGAAACGCTCGGCGAGCCAGACCCTTTTCGCCTACAGCATCGGCACATCATCCACGCCTGCGTGCGCGAAATCGTGCAGCAAAATCACTCCCAAGCAGAGGCCAGCTCAAGTATCGAGGCCTTTGCACACGAGCTGGCTCCAGATGCTCGAGCACAATTCATACAAGTCATCCAGGTCGAATTAAACAGTCTACACGAAGGTAATATCGCACGCTACCGCCTACGTCCGCGAGAATTTGCAGCTTGGCAAGGGCACCCCTAA
- a CDS encoding formylglycine-generating enzyme family protein yields the protein MSEAKQGCCAPQRSAGAAAPVIDLRSAEGAAKLGSTQGMVRVQGGQFKIGYEGPGAWVADGEGPVRTITLDTYWLDQTAVTNAQFAEFVAATGYVTESEKFGWAYVFIGQLSNSKQRKLRETKTVQGLQWWYAIDGAYWRKPEGPGSNIKKRMDHPVVSVSWNDALAYAHWAGKRLPSEAEWEVAARGPDNVQTMYPWGSELEPGGKHRCNVWQGDFPHVNSEADGYAWTAPVTAYRKYESGFYNLLGNVWEWCADWFHPSWHAKESEATRINPTGPSSGESRVMKGGSFLCHESYCNRYRLGARTANTPDSATTNLGFRCARDA from the coding sequence ATGAGTGAAGCTAAACAGGGATGCTGTGCGCCTCAGCGCAGTGCGGGTGCCGCGGCCCCCGTGATTGATTTACGATCGGCGGAGGGCGCTGCCAAGTTAGGATCGACTCAGGGCATGGTACGTGTTCAAGGCGGTCAATTTAAGATTGGTTACGAAGGTCCTGGTGCGTGGGTGGCTGATGGCGAAGGCCCCGTGCGAACGATTACACTCGATACTTATTGGCTGGATCAAACTGCCGTCACCAATGCTCAGTTTGCGGAATTTGTAGCCGCAACCGGCTATGTCACCGAGTCGGAGAAATTTGGCTGGGCCTATGTCTTTATCGGGCAGCTTTCGAACTCAAAGCAACGCAAGCTTCGCGAAACAAAGACCGTGCAGGGCTTGCAGTGGTGGTATGCCATCGACGGGGCCTATTGGCGTAAGCCTGAGGGGCCTGGCTCCAATATTAAGAAACGCATGGATCATCCCGTAGTGAGTGTCTCTTGGAATGACGCGCTGGCTTATGCGCATTGGGCGGGCAAACGTCTGCCCTCCGAGGCCGAGTGGGAAGTGGCCGCACGTGGTCCCGATAACGTACAAACGATGTATCCATGGGGCAGCGAACTGGAACCAGGCGGGAAGCATCGTTGCAACGTGTGGCAGGGTGACTTCCCACATGTCAATTCAGAGGCAGATGGCTATGCGTGGACGGCTCCGGTCACCGCATATCGTAAATATGAGAGCGGATTTTATAACCTGCTCGGCAATGTTTGGGAGTGGTGTGCCGATTGGTTTCATCCCAGCTGGCATGCGAAAGAAAGCGAGGCCACTCGTATCAATCCCACGGGGCCCAGTAGCGGCGAGAGCCGCGTGATGAAAGGCGGCTCCTTCTTGTGTCACGAGAGTTATTGCAATCGCTATCGTCTTGGGGCCCGCACCGCCAATACGCCTGATTCCGCCACTACGAATTTAGGCTTTCGCTGTGCCCGGGATGCGTAA
- a CDS encoding 3-methyl-2-oxobutanoate hydroxymethyltransferase, which produces MKQASTFSQLKHDGIKISMLTCYDYPSAKIQDACGIDVIFVGDSLATNVLGYAHQNDLSLEEMRHHVRAVARGVERSYLLADIPFAASSSLASIMDAADQLRQDGVDGVKVEGFKPEVFEALAQSEVDGWAHLGFTPQLIEKPSMQAKDDESAERLVDECLKLEAAGAVGVILELVPGLVAQRVSQALKIPVIGIGAGLHCDGQVQVWHDLIGLETRVYKHAFRQCDAHAAQTEAVKAYIRLIAD; this is translated from the coding sequence ATGAAGCAGGCATCCACATTTAGCCAACTCAAACATGACGGCATCAAAATATCGATGCTAACGTGCTACGATTACCCGTCAGCCAAGATACAAGACGCCTGCGGCATCGACGTGATCTTCGTAGGCGACAGCTTGGCGACCAATGTGCTGGGGTACGCCCACCAGAACGACCTGAGTCTGGAAGAGATGCGCCACCATGTGCGTGCTGTCGCACGCGGAGTCGAGCGTTCGTATTTGTTGGCCGACATTCCTTTTGCGGCTTCCAGCAGCCTCGCCAGCATCATGGACGCCGCCGATCAATTGCGACAAGACGGCGTCGATGGCGTGAAAGTGGAAGGCTTCAAACCGGAGGTCTTTGAGGCGCTGGCACAATCTGAAGTGGATGGTTGGGCGCATTTGGGCTTTACCCCGCAGCTGATTGAAAAGCCATCGATGCAAGCCAAAGACGACGAATCTGCCGAACGACTCGTGGACGAATGCTTGAAACTGGAAGCCGCCGGGGCGGTCGGTGTGATTTTGGAGCTAGTACCGGGCCTAGTGGCCCAGCGCGTCAGCCAAGCACTCAAGATCCCAGTCATCGGTATCGGAGCTGGCCTCCACTGCGACGGACAAGTGCAAGTTTGGCACGATCTAATCGGCCTTGAAACACGAGTCTATAAGCACGCGTTTCGCCAATGCGATGCACACGCTGCCCAGACCGAAGCGGTCAAGGCCTACATCCGCTTAATTGCGGACTAG
- the purH gene encoding bifunctional phosphoribosylaminoimidazolecarboxamide formyltransferase/IMP cyclohydrolase: MQKNALLSVSDKSGLVPFAKALVEQHGYRLLSTGGTAKLLEQEGIPVTEVSDYTGFPEMMEGRVKTLHPKIHGGLLARRDKEEHMAAAAEHGIEMIDLVVVNLYPFEETVAKPDVTFELAIENIDIGGPSMLRSAAKNHASVSVVVDAADYDRVLAAMSDEAALLKLRRELALKVFQRTSSYDGAIAAYLEAQVAEAPDLGEISGIPAKLDLRLPQVQSLRYGENPHQKAALYGNFFDCFEQLQGKELSFNNIIDITAATYLIGEFQKPTVAILKHTNPCGVASAETLVEAWEQAFVTDQQAPFGGIIVVNQTMDADLAAIISKIFCEVIIAPDFTPAAREIFAKKKNLRLMTVKGSLPAASLQEMRSVVGGVLMQDRDTMPDRPSDWKIVSKRQPSDEEMRAMIFGWNVVKHVKSNAIVYAGCERTLGVGAGQMSRVDSSKIAVWKAGEAGLPLEGSIVASDAFFPFADGLIAAAEAGAVAAIQPGGSVRDDEVIAAADERNMVMVFTGKRHFKH, from the coding sequence ATGCAAAAAAACGCACTCCTCTCCGTCAGCGATAAATCAGGCCTTGTGCCCTTCGCTAAAGCTCTGGTTGAGCAACACGGCTACCGCCTGCTTTCCACTGGTGGCACCGCAAAGTTGCTTGAGCAAGAGGGCATCCCTGTCACCGAGGTCAGTGACTACACTGGCTTCCCGGAAATGATGGAAGGGCGTGTCAAGACACTGCACCCTAAGATCCACGGTGGACTATTGGCGCGCCGCGACAAAGAGGAGCACATGGCCGCAGCTGCAGAGCACGGCATTGAAATGATCGATCTCGTAGTGGTGAATCTTTACCCCTTCGAAGAGACTGTTGCCAAGCCCGACGTCACTTTCGAGCTCGCAATCGAGAACATCGACATCGGTGGTCCCTCCATGCTGCGTTCCGCGGCTAAGAACCACGCCTCCGTCTCTGTGGTGGTCGATGCCGCTGATTACGATCGCGTGCTTGCAGCCATGAGCGACGAAGCCGCGCTGCTCAAACTACGCCGCGAGCTAGCGCTCAAGGTCTTCCAGCGCACCTCCTCTTACGATGGTGCCATTGCCGCCTATCTCGAAGCGCAGGTCGCGGAAGCCCCCGATCTCGGTGAAATTTCCGGCATCCCTGCCAAGTTGGATTTGCGACTACCACAGGTGCAAAGCCTACGCTACGGTGAAAACCCACACCAAAAGGCTGCACTTTACGGCAACTTCTTTGATTGCTTCGAGCAGCTACAAGGCAAGGAGCTCAGCTTTAACAATATCATCGATATCACCGCCGCCACATACCTGATCGGCGAATTCCAAAAGCCTACCGTTGCCATCCTCAAGCACACGAATCCATGTGGTGTCGCCTCGGCCGAGACACTTGTGGAAGCCTGGGAGCAAGCCTTTGTGACCGATCAACAAGCTCCTTTCGGCGGCATCATCGTAGTTAATCAGACCATGGATGCCGACCTCGCTGCGATCATTAGTAAGATCTTCTGTGAAGTCATCATCGCGCCTGACTTTACGCCCGCCGCCCGCGAAATCTTTGCTAAGAAGAAGAATCTGCGCCTGATGACTGTTAAGGGCAGCCTGCCCGCAGCCTCCCTGCAAGAGATGCGCTCGGTGGTCGGTGGTGTTCTGATGCAAGACCGCGACACCATGCCCGACCGCCCCAGCGACTGGAAGATCGTGTCCAAGCGTCAGCCTAGCGACGAAGAGATGCGCGCCATGATCTTCGGTTGGAACGTCGTCAAGCATGTCAAGTCCAACGCCATCGTTTACGCAGGTTGCGAACGCACCCTAGGCGTCGGCGCGGGGCAAATGTCGCGTGTCGATAGCTCTAAGATCGCCGTTTGGAAAGCGGGCGAAGCCGGGCTACCACTCGAAGGTTCCATCGTGGCCTCCGACGCCTTCTTCCCCTTTGCCGACGGCCTAATCGCCGCAGCCGAAGCTGGTGCCGTGGCTGCGATCCAGCCCGGTGGCTCCGTGCGCGACGACGAAGTGATCGCTGCCGCTGACGAGCGTAATATGGTGATGGTCTTCACCGGCAAGCGCCACTTTAAGCACTAG
- a CDS encoding class I SAM-dependent methyltransferase, whose product MDPKTIEAYDTHASVFAARYRSGDRVPVERLKLAFGHRAHILDIGVGSGVDMARFLEAGYDVRGLEPSQVLMETALEHFPRLQGRLSQGAIPLQEDELLQRWQSRFDGIFCSAVLMHIAPDRQQLALEEMYRMLKPEGRLLLTVSSNRSGLDEQGRDEYQRYYAELSEEQVLELSQNAGFVQQQTWHDADKWHRVGLVWASYLFEKPKRKLSAG is encoded by the coding sequence ATGGATCCCAAGACTATTGAAGCTTACGATACACACGCCTCTGTTTTTGCCGCACGTTACCGATCGGGAGATCGTGTCCCTGTCGAACGTCTTAAATTAGCCTTTGGGCATCGTGCGCATATTTTAGATATTGGTGTGGGCAGTGGGGTGGATATGGCGCGTTTTCTGGAAGCAGGTTATGATGTGCGCGGCTTGGAGCCCTCTCAGGTGTTGATGGAGACGGCGCTAGAGCATTTCCCTCGTTTGCAGGGGCGTCTGAGTCAAGGGGCGATCCCACTGCAGGAGGACGAATTGCTGCAGCGTTGGCAGTCGCGTTTCGATGGTATATTTTGTAGTGCGGTCTTGATGCATATCGCGCCCGATCGTCAGCAACTGGCACTTGAAGAGATGTATCGTATGTTAAAGCCCGAGGGGCGACTTCTGCTCACAGTTTCCTCCAATCGCTCAGGCTTGGATGAGCAAGGCCGCGATGAATATCAACGATACTATGCTGAGCTTTCCGAAGAGCAGGTGCTGGAGCTCAGCCAGAACGCTGGTTTTGTGCAGCAACAAACATGGCACGACGCTGATAAGTGGCACCGTGTCGGTTTGGTTTGGGCCAGCTATCTGTTTGAGAAGCCTAAGCGTAAGCTATCAGCTGGTTGA
- the putP gene encoding sodium/proline symporter PutP — MALGIWISLFLYFALMIAIGFYAAKESTANSEEYMLGGRDLHPAVAALSAGASDMSGWLLLGLPGALYLSGMSEAWIGIGLLAGAWLNWIVVAPRLRVQTEHYGNALTIPEFLANRFPSKAMALRTLSAIIVVVFFIVYTASGLVAGGKLFASAFGELVNFAWMSDYAFGVWFTLGIVLTYTVVGGFLAVSLTDFVQGCIMMLALIIMPLVILNTGQGAGFGVASERLQVIDPNYLSLWDGLTFFGFLSAVGWGLGYFGQPHIIVRFMAVRSVKDIGKARNIGMSWMAVSLLGAIGLGLFGRAYAARNGMVIDDPETIFILLADLLFHPLVTGFLYAALLAAIMSTISSQLLVSSSSLAEDFYRLFFNTKASEPQVVTVSRISVVIVGVLAAWMANDPDSQILKLVSNAWAGFGAAFGPLIILSLTWKRMSGTGAVAGMLTGAVTVIAWIQLGWSSSFLGGPGIYEIIPGFILAWCAIVIVSRLTPSQGEFREFS, encoded by the coding sequence ATGGCACTTGGTATTTGGATTAGTTTATTTTTGTATTTCGCTTTAATGATCGCGATCGGATTTTACGCCGCGAAGGAATCCACCGCTAATTCGGAAGAGTACATGTTGGGAGGTCGGGACTTGCACCCTGCCGTGGCCGCGCTATCCGCTGGGGCGTCCGACATGTCAGGCTGGTTACTGCTCGGCTTGCCAGGCGCGCTCTACCTCAGCGGAATGAGTGAGGCTTGGATCGGTATCGGCCTCTTGGCGGGAGCTTGGCTCAATTGGATCGTTGTGGCGCCACGCTTGCGCGTGCAGACCGAGCATTACGGCAACGCGCTGACCATTCCCGAGTTTTTGGCAAATCGCTTTCCTAGTAAAGCCATGGCCCTGCGCACACTGTCTGCAATTATCGTGGTGGTCTTTTTTATTGTCTACACGGCTTCAGGCTTGGTGGCAGGAGGTAAATTATTTGCTAGTGCCTTTGGTGAATTAGTTAATTTCGCTTGGATGAGTGACTATGCCTTCGGCGTCTGGTTTACCCTTGGCATCGTATTAACATACACCGTCGTGGGTGGTTTCCTCGCGGTCAGCCTGACTGACTTTGTGCAAGGCTGCATCATGATGCTGGCATTGATCATCATGCCGCTGGTGATTCTCAACACCGGGCAGGGCGCTGGCTTCGGCGTCGCCAGTGAGCGACTGCAAGTGATCGACCCAAACTATCTATCCCTGTGGGATGGGCTCACGTTTTTTGGTTTTCTCTCCGCCGTCGGCTGGGGGCTCGGTTATTTTGGGCAACCTCACATTATTGTCCGCTTTATGGCCGTTCGTTCCGTCAAAGATATTGGTAAAGCGCGCAATATCGGGATGAGTTGGATGGCAGTTTCCCTGCTCGGCGCGATCGGACTCGGCCTCTTCGGGCGCGCCTACGCCGCACGTAACGGCATGGTGATCGACGACCCCGAAACCATTTTTATCCTACTGGCCGATTTACTCTTCCACCCCTTAGTGACCGGGTTTCTCTACGCCGCACTGCTAGCCGCGATTATGTCGACCATTTCCAGTCAATTACTCGTGTCTTCTTCCTCCTTGGCCGAAGACTTCTACCGTCTGTTTTTCAATACCAAGGCCAGTGAACCGCAAGTCGTCACAGTCAGCCGTATCAGCGTCGTCATCGTCGGTGTGCTGGCCGCTTGGATGGCCAACGACCCTGATTCGCAGATCTTAAAACTCGTGTCCAACGCCTGGGCAGGCTTTGGTGCCGCCTTTGGTCCCTTGATCATCCTCTCTCTGACGTGGAAAAGAATGTCCGGCACCGGCGCGGTCGCCGGCATGCTCACCGGTGCCGTCACCGTGATCGCATGGATTCAACTCGGCTGGAGCAGCTCCTTTCTTGGAGGTCCCGGCATTTACGAAATTATTCCCGGCTTTATCCTCGCCTGGTGCGCTATCGTCATTGTCAGCCGCCTCACGCCCAGCCAAGGCGAATTCCGCGAGTTTTCGTAA